One part of the Nitrospirota bacterium genome encodes these proteins:
- a CDS encoding molybdenum cofactor biosynthesis protein MoaE produces MWNEEFDKRSGQVGIPHPNSSFPSIGSMIVVKLFGMTKSLANNQGELSVAPASGRRVKDLIGALDAQYPRIGELIHKKKVLVSVNQTIASEDTEINEGDEVALLPPFAGGAPMTHESGNGSPRGDDAMFVRVQRDNFSVDEEIARVRSRSTRIGGIAIFLGTARDRSKGRDVSGITFEYYEGMAQKKLREIRERALKEFDVIDVLILHRYGDIGIGENIVLIVVGAEHRAEAFRACKWAIDELKQITPIWKLEHTPEGEVWVEEHP; encoded by the coding sequence ATGTGGAATGAGGAATTCGATAAGCGATCAGGCCAGGTGGGAATTCCTCATCCCAATTCCTCATTCCCCAGTATCGGTTCGATGATCGTCGTCAAACTGTTCGGCATGACGAAGTCGCTCGCGAATAACCAAGGCGAGCTGTCGGTGGCGCCGGCGTCCGGCCGGCGGGTCAAGGATTTGATCGGGGCGCTGGACGCGCAGTATCCCCGGATCGGCGAGTTGATCCACAAAAAGAAAGTCTTGGTGTCAGTGAACCAAACCATCGCAAGCGAGGACACCGAAATCAACGAAGGCGACGAGGTGGCGTTGTTGCCGCCTTTCGCAGGTGGGGCACCCATGACACACGAGAGCGGAAACGGGTCGCCGCGCGGAGACGATGCCATGTTCGTCCGCGTGCAGCGCGACAATTTTTCAGTCGACGAAGAGATCGCCCGGGTGCGCAGCCGATCCACGCGTATCGGCGGCATCGCGATCTTTCTCGGCACCGCCCGAGATCGATCGAAAGGGCGGGATGTAAGCGGCATCACCTTCGAATACTACGAAGGGATGGCCCAGAAGAAGCTGCGCGAGATCCGCGAGCGGGCGCTCAAGGAGTTCGATGTCATCGACGTGCTCATTTTGCATCGGTACGGCGACATCGGAATCGGCGAGAACATCGTGCTGATCGTGGTCGGCGCCGAGCATCGCGCGGAGGCGTTCCGCGCCTGCAAGTGGGCGATCGACGAACTGAAACAGATCACCCCGATTTGGAAACTCGAACATACGCCGGAAGGCGAGGTCTGGGTCGAAGAGCATCCTTAG
- the moaC gene encoding cyclic pyranopterin monophosphate synthase MoaC: MAEFTHFNEAGRARMVDVTGKDSTERVASAQAKVCLKPETLEKIQRGKIAKGDVLAVAQVAGVMGAKRTPDLIPMCHPLLLTSVDISFKEDPQPDRDGRCAITITATVKTTGQTGVEMEAMTAVSVAALTIYDMCKAVDRGMSFSDICLLSKAGGKSGAYRRE, from the coding sequence ATGGCTGAGTTTACGCACTTTAACGAGGCGGGACGAGCGCGGATGGTCGATGTGACCGGCAAGGATTCGACCGAACGGGTCGCCTCGGCGCAAGCGAAGGTCTGCCTCAAACCTGAGACGCTCGAAAAGATTCAGCGGGGCAAGATCGCCAAAGGAGACGTGCTGGCTGTGGCGCAGGTCGCCGGGGTCATGGGCGCCAAACGGACTCCCGATCTGATCCCCATGTGCCATCCGCTTCTGCTGACCAGCGTGGACATCTCGTTCAAGGAAGATCCGCAACCCGATCGGGACGGCCGGTGCGCGATCACGATCACCGCGACCGTCAAGACGACCGGTCAAACCGGAGTGGAGATGGAGGCGATGACCGCCGTCTCGGTGGCGGCGTTGACCATTTATGATATGTGCAAGGCCGTGGATCGCGGCATGAGTTTCAGCGATATCTGCCTGCTGTCGAAGGCCGGCGGGAAGTCGGGCGCGTATAGAAGGGAATGA
- the folB gene encoding dihydroneopterin aldolase: MAGRIVIERLEFQGHCGVIPEERQTPQPIAVDVELDYQTEAAAATDNIDHTVDYAQVAERIVEVGTSQDSCLLETLAERLVGMLFAEFPAERVRIWIRKLAPPLKLSTESVGIRLERSRTAQQLHAADPPPARFLVQQLHRLPKGKALDVAAGRGRNALFLASHGFHVEAIDRDEQALAALAATARQRNLRNLTVRTVDLEKDDRTPEFPKGEYDVIVVFFYLYRSLFPALLDALKPNGVLVYETFLIDNYLRHRHPRRWEFCLAHNELLRLTSRLRVLYYDEGEHEGGHGADAAFTAQLVAQKTGKGAHEPY, encoded by the coding sequence ATGGCTGGTCGTATCGTCATCGAACGCCTGGAATTTCAAGGACATTGCGGAGTCATCCCGGAGGAGCGGCAAACGCCTCAGCCGATCGCCGTCGATGTGGAGCTGGATTACCAGACGGAAGCGGCGGCGGCCACCGACAACATCGACCATACCGTGGACTATGCCCAGGTCGCGGAACGGATCGTCGAGGTCGGAACGAGTCAGGATTCCTGCCTCCTCGAGACGCTGGCCGAACGGCTCGTCGGCATGTTGTTCGCGGAATTTCCCGCCGAGCGTGTCCGGATCTGGATCCGCAAGCTGGCTCCGCCGCTCAAACTCTCCACTGAGTCGGTCGGGATCCGTTTAGAGCGGAGCCGAACGGCTCAGCAGCTTCATGCGGCCGATCCGCCGCCGGCCAGGTTCTTGGTCCAGCAGCTTCACCGATTGCCGAAAGGAAAGGCGCTCGATGTGGCGGCCGGACGCGGCCGGAACGCCCTGTTCCTGGCCTCGCACGGATTCCACGTGGAGGCCATCGACCGGGACGAGCAGGCGTTGGCCGCACTCGCGGCGACCGCTCGGCAGCGGAACCTCCGGAACCTGACCGTCCGAACGGTCGATCTGGAAAAGGACGACCGGACGCCCGAATTTCCGAAGGGAGAGTACGACGTGATCGTGGTTTTCTTCTATCTCTATCGGTCACTCTTTCCCGCCTTGCTCGACGCGCTGAAACCGAACGGCGTGCTCGTGTACGAGACCTTTTTGATCGACAACTACCTTCGCCATCGGCACCCGCGGCGCTGGGAATTTTGCCTGGCGCACAACGAGCTGCTGCGCCTCACCTCGCGTCTGCGCGTGCTGTACTACGACGAGGGCGAACACGAAGGCGGGCACGGCGCGGACGCCGCGTTCACCGCCCAACTCGTGGCGCAGAAGACGGGCAAGGGGGCGCATGAGCCGTATTGA
- a CDS encoding PHP domain-containing protein has translation MSRIDLHLHTTHSDGSLPPADVLALAGKTGVTALAITDHDIVNGIPEATDAGERVGIEVIPGVEISSRYGDGELHILGYFIDWKDAELNRRLANLRNSRHDRNPRIIEKLNELGLAVTYDEVRALAGTESVGRPHIARVLMSKGYVASAKEAFDRYLSEGAAAYVPRDLPAPAEAIAWIRAARGVAVLAHPTWVKESAEGLFRLCDKLKGEGLGGIEVYYSTHTAQQTAEYLNIAKRLDLLVTGGSDFHGVTKPDIDVGVGRGGLKVPEKLLGPLKKAAFA, from the coding sequence ATGAGCCGTATTGACCTTCATCTCCACACGACTCATTCGGACGGCAGCTTGCCGCCGGCCGACGTGCTGGCGCTCGCCGGGAAAACCGGCGTGACCGCGCTGGCGATCACCGATCATGACATCGTGAACGGGATTCCGGAAGCGACGGACGCCGGTGAGCGCGTCGGCATCGAGGTCATCCCGGGCGTCGAGATCAGCTCCCGTTACGGCGACGGCGAATTGCACATCCTCGGCTACTTTATCGATTGGAAAGACGCCGAGTTGAACCGCCGCCTGGCCAATCTGCGGAACAGCCGCCACGACCGGAACCCGCGCATCATCGAGAAGCTCAACGAACTCGGCCTCGCGGTCACCTATGACGAGGTCAGAGCCCTCGCGGGAACCGAGTCGGTCGGCCGCCCGCACATCGCCCGCGTGCTCATGAGCAAAGGGTACGTCGCCTCGGCCAAAGAGGCGTTCGACCGTTATCTGTCCGAAGGCGCGGCCGCCTATGTGCCGCGCGATCTGCCCGCTCCGGCCGAAGCCATCGCCTGGATCAGAGCCGCGCGCGGCGTGGCGGTGTTAGCGCACCCGACCTGGGTCAAGGAGTCGGCGGAAGGACTGTTCAGGCTCTGCGACAAGCTGAAGGGCGAGGGGCTCGGAGGGATCGAAGTCTACTACAGTACGCACACCGCGCAACAGACGGCCGAGTACCTCAACATCGCCAAACGCCTCGATCTGCTCGTCACCGGCGGCAGTGACTTTCACGGCGTGACAAAGCCCGATATCGACGTCGGGGTCGGCCGCGGTGGGCTCAAGGTGCCGGAGAAGTTACTCGGTCCGCTTAAGAAAGCCGCTTTCGCGTAG
- a CDS encoding secondary thiamine-phosphate synthase enzyme YjbQ — translation MKTYREELWFKTETRRAYINITPQVEAAVKKSGVREGLVLVNAMHITASVYINDDEPGLLKDYDDFLEKLAPQGARYRHNETGEDNGDAHIKRQVMGREVVVAITDGRLDFGPWEQIFYGEFDGRRRKRVLIKVIGE, via the coding sequence ATGAAGACCTACCGGGAAGAGCTGTGGTTCAAGACCGAGACGAGGCGGGCCTACATCAACATCACCCCGCAGGTCGAAGCGGCCGTCAAGAAAAGCGGCGTGCGGGAGGGTCTGGTCCTGGTCAATGCGATGCACATCACCGCTAGCGTGTACATCAACGACGACGAGCCGGGGCTGCTCAAAGACTACGACGATTTTCTGGAAAAACTGGCGCCGCAGGGCGCCCGCTATCGCCACAATGAGACCGGCGAGGACAACGGCGATGCGCACATCAAGCGCCAGGTGATGGGACGGGAAGTGGTGGTCGCCATCACGGACGGCCGGCTGGACTTCGGACCCTGGGAGCAGATTTTTTACGGCGAGTTCGACGGGCGGCGCCGGAAACGGGTCCTCATCAAGGTGATCGGCGAGTGA
- a CDS encoding LAGLIDADG family homing endonuclease, translated as MSKTRSRAPRLSANALTVLRRRYLAKNAAGAPIESPADMFRRVAENIAEAEHLYSARAERGRIAEQFYRLITQLDFLPNSPTLMNAGRDLQQLSACFVLPVEDSLESIFDAVKHQALIHQSGGGTGFSFSHLRPRHDRVASTSGVASGPVSFMKIFNMATEVIKQGGCVAPDTFVSTNRGMVPICELGPGDAAPHTWHPHPTSLIVATDDGSRRSDEFYVHGVAPVRRIRTRRGYRLSATLEHRIRVIDEDGRYVWRQLKDLRPGDWAVLQKDHMLEPDDYRLPALNHTPHHNASPVSVPSEASARLGEFIGFVIGDGSFNRYNREGTTGRLIVTVCDDQPEIRAWLLNTCRELFGITPVARQKVNDRSTNYYLNATTLVSWLKQLGVEKSSALTARIPAIVFRKGRQMACGFLRGLFTADGTVSRDGRPSLSSVSQGLIEDVQQLLLSVGIPSRVSVTTQRQGAFGKNPLYRLHIQTLAGLEQFARQIGFIDTARSSLLTGARRPSWEFNDVIPNQHHVLAALYAGPGHGSGPMRQSRGANPTLYRAIQHYLPGVLSPRNLTRSRLAALAEEHEEIRNSPLGWFLKHDQFYDQIETIEEDRCPTVDLSVPGHHTYIANGFVSHNTRRGANMGILRVDHPDILDFIAVKEDPKELTNFNLSVGITDAFMQALTERRSYAVINPRTGRPAGRLSATEVFDRLTEAAWRTGEPGVVFLDTINAANPTPHLGRIEATNPCVTADTWVHTLDGPRQVKDLIGVPFVTQVNGEFHVSGHAGFFRTGAKPVVQLNTVEGYSLRLTADHLVRRVVRKTRHIVESDWCRTGDLRPGDSVILNDHRANTTWKGRFTFEQGYLLGLLIGDGVLKEDKAVLSIWHTSGKGVASLRNEAMRCAATLPHRSDFRGRIAVPDRQESRLVLAAIRDFAVSCGLTPGNTAMTSLVEQGSSDFYRGFLRAFFDTDGSVQGTLAKGVSVRLSQTDLARLQAVQRMLLRLGIASTVYANRRPEGTRNLPDGRGGRRQYRTQSQHELTVSKDNLLRYQELVGFSDTEKAAKLSNLLRTYRRRLNRERFIARVKDIVEAGIEDVYDAQISGIHAFDANGFLVHNCGEQPLLPYESCTLGSINVGRFVKGPANAPSIDYDRLAQVIPVAVRFLDNVIDMNRYPLPEIETITKSTRKIGLGIMGFADLLIKLGIPYDTEAALKAGEALMRFVQARAHAASADLAKERGVFPSFKGSRWESEGRRLRNATATTIAPTGTISIIADCSPGIEPLYGVSFVRTVMEDVRLITVHPEFVSRLRAAGLYSARLLRRVATNESIRKLTDLPADLRRLFVTAHDIAPEHHVRMQAVFQKYSDSGVSKTINLPPTATKRDVASAFLLAYRLGCKGITVFRSGSREKQVLSCAQIQYC; from the coding sequence ATGAGCAAGACTCGCTCCCGCGCTCCGCGTCTTTCCGCCAACGCCTTGACGGTGCTCCGCCGCCGGTACCTCGCCAAGAACGCGGCCGGCGCGCCGATCGAATCGCCCGCGGACATGTTCCGGCGCGTCGCGGAGAACATCGCCGAAGCCGAACACCTGTACTCCGCCCGCGCGGAACGCGGCCGGATCGCGGAGCAGTTCTACCGGCTCATCACTCAACTCGACTTTCTACCCAACTCGCCCACGCTCATGAACGCCGGCCGGGATCTCCAGCAACTGTCCGCGTGCTTCGTCCTGCCGGTCGAGGATTCGCTCGAATCCATTTTCGACGCAGTGAAGCATCAAGCGCTGATCCACCAGTCGGGCGGCGGCACCGGGTTTTCGTTCAGCCACCTGCGCCCCAGGCACGACCGCGTCGCATCGACCAGCGGCGTCGCGTCGGGTCCGGTCTCGTTCATGAAGATTTTCAACATGGCGACGGAAGTGATCAAGCAGGGGGGATGCGTCGCTCCCGACACGTTTGTCAGCACCAACCGCGGCATGGTGCCGATTTGCGAACTCGGTCCCGGGGACGCCGCTCCACATACGTGGCATCCGCATCCCACAAGCTTGATCGTCGCCACTGACGATGGATCCCGACGTTCCGACGAATTCTACGTTCACGGCGTCGCTCCTGTACGCCGTATCCGAACGCGAAGGGGATATCGCCTGTCCGCGACTCTCGAACACCGCATTCGCGTGATCGATGAAGACGGCCGCTACGTGTGGAGGCAGCTCAAGGACCTCCGGCCGGGTGATTGGGCAGTCTTGCAGAAAGACCACATGCTCGAACCCGACGACTACCGCCTGCCCGCCCTGAACCACACGCCTCATCATAATGCCTCCCCGGTCAGCGTTCCGTCTGAAGCGTCCGCACGGCTCGGCGAATTCATCGGCTTTGTCATCGGCGACGGCAGCTTCAACCGATACAATCGCGAGGGCACGACCGGCCGCCTCATCGTCACGGTTTGCGATGACCAGCCGGAGATCCGCGCGTGGCTGTTGAATACGTGCCGTGAACTCTTCGGTATCACTCCTGTGGCGCGACAAAAAGTGAACGACAGGAGCACGAACTATTATCTGAACGCCACCACGCTGGTCTCCTGGCTCAAACAACTCGGCGTGGAGAAATCTTCCGCATTGACCGCCAGGATTCCGGCAATCGTCTTCCGCAAAGGCAGGCAGATGGCCTGCGGATTCTTACGCGGCTTGTTCACGGCGGATGGAACGGTGTCCAGAGACGGGCGCCCGTCTCTTTCATCAGTGTCGCAAGGGTTGATCGAGGACGTCCAACAACTGCTGTTGTCGGTGGGAATTCCCAGCCGCGTGAGCGTCACGACACAGCGGCAGGGAGCGTTCGGGAAAAACCCGCTGTACCGCCTGCACATTCAGACGCTCGCGGGTCTTGAGCAGTTTGCGAGGCAGATCGGCTTCATCGATACGGCCCGTTCCTCGCTCCTGACCGGAGCCCGCAGACCTTCATGGGAATTCAACGACGTCATCCCGAACCAGCATCACGTCCTCGCAGCGCTCTACGCCGGACCCGGACACGGATCCGGGCCGATGCGGCAATCGCGCGGAGCCAATCCCACCCTCTACCGAGCCATTCAGCACTACTTGCCGGGGGTGTTGTCGCCAAGGAATCTGACTCGATCTCGCCTCGCCGCGCTGGCCGAGGAACATGAGGAGATCCGGAACAGCCCTCTGGGGTGGTTCCTCAAACATGACCAGTTCTACGACCAGATCGAAACCATCGAAGAGGACCGGTGCCCGACGGTCGATCTCTCCGTTCCTGGCCATCACACGTATATTGCCAACGGATTCGTCAGTCACAACACCCGTCGCGGCGCGAACATGGGCATTCTGCGCGTCGATCATCCGGACATTCTGGACTTCATCGCGGTCAAGGAAGATCCCAAGGAGCTGACGAACTTCAACTTGTCCGTCGGAATCACGGACGCCTTCATGCAGGCACTCACGGAGCGGCGTTCGTATGCCGTGATCAATCCGCGTACGGGCCGGCCGGCGGGACGCCTGTCGGCGACGGAAGTCTTCGATCGCCTGACGGAGGCCGCGTGGCGCACGGGCGAGCCGGGGGTGGTCTTCCTGGACACGATCAACGCCGCCAACCCGACGCCGCATCTCGGCCGGATCGAGGCGACGAATCCCTGCGTAACGGCTGACACCTGGGTTCACACTCTCGATGGCCCACGGCAAGTGAAGGACCTCATCGGTGTCCCGTTTGTGACTCAGGTCAACGGCGAATTTCATGTGTCGGGTCACGCGGGCTTTTTCCGAACCGGCGCCAAGCCCGTCGTGCAGCTCAACACCGTTGAGGGCTACAGCCTTCGCCTGACGGCGGATCACCTCGTTCGCCGAGTCGTACGCAAGACGCGTCACATCGTCGAGAGTGATTGGTGCCGGACCGGCGACCTCCGTCCAGGGGATTCGGTGATCCTGAACGATCACCGGGCCAACACGACATGGAAAGGACGCTTTACCTTCGAACAGGGTTATCTCCTGGGTTTGCTCATCGGCGATGGTGTCCTGAAAGAAGATAAGGCTGTTCTTTCGATCTGGCACACAAGCGGCAAGGGCGTCGCCAGCCTCAGAAACGAGGCGATGCGATGCGCCGCCACCCTGCCCCACAGGAGCGACTTTCGCGGTCGGATCGCCGTTCCTGATCGTCAAGAAAGCCGTCTGGTCCTGGCTGCCATTCGGGATTTCGCCGTCTCCTGCGGGTTGACTCCGGGCAACACAGCCATGACTTCACTGGTCGAACAGGGTTCCAGTGATTTCTATAGAGGCTTTCTCAGAGCGTTTTTTGACACGGACGGCTCGGTGCAAGGCACGCTTGCCAAGGGCGTGAGCGTTCGCCTTTCGCAAACAGACCTGGCGCGACTTCAAGCTGTCCAAAGGATGCTGTTGCGTCTCGGTATCGCCTCGACCGTCTACGCAAACCGCAGACCGGAAGGGACACGGAACCTGCCGGACGGAAGGGGAGGACGCAGGCAGTACCGGACCCAGAGCCAGCATGAACTGACGGTATCGAAAGATAATCTGCTCCGCTATCAAGAACTCGTCGGTTTCTCTGACACAGAGAAAGCGGCTAAGCTTTCCAACCTTCTTCGCACTTACCGGCGCCGACTCAATCGAGAACGCTTTATCGCGCGCGTCAAGGATATCGTTGAGGCCGGCATTGAGGACGTCTATGACGCGCAGATCTCCGGCATTCATGCTTTCGACGCCAACGGATTCCTCGTGCACAACTGCGGCGAGCAGCCGCTGCTGCCGTACGAATCCTGCACGCTTGGCTCGATCAATGTCGGCCGGTTCGTGAAAGGACCGGCCAACGCGCCGTCGATCGACTACGACCGCCTCGCGCAAGTGATCCCCGTCGCCGTCCGTTTCCTCGATAACGTGATCGACATGAACCGCTATCCCCTGCCCGAGATCGAGACGATCACGAAAAGCACGCGGAAGATCGGGTTGGGCATCATGGGGTTCGCCGACCTGCTGATCAAACTCGGGATTCCCTATGACACCGAAGCCGCGTTGAAGGCCGGTGAAGCGCTCATGCGGTTCGTGCAGGCGCGCGCGCACGCCGCCTCGGCCGATCTGGCGAAGGAGCGCGGGGTGTTTCCGAGCTTCAAGGGGAGCCGATGGGAGTCCGAAGGCCGGCGCCTCCGGAATGCGACCGCCACGACGATCGCCCCCACCGGCACCATCAGCATCATCGCCGACTGCTCCCCCGGCATCGAACCGCTCTACGGCGTCAGTTTCGTCCGCACCGTCATGGAAGACGTGCGGCTGATCACGGTCCATCCCGAGTTCGTCAGCCGCCTGCGCGCCGCCGGACTCTATTCCGCCCGGCTGCTGCGCCGCGTGGCGACGAACGAATCGATCCGCAAGCTGACCGACCTGCCCGCGGATCTGCGGCGGCTTTTCGTCACCGCGCACGACATCGCACCGGAGCACCACGTGCGCATGCAGGCGGTCTTTCAGAAATACAGCGACAGCGGCGTGTCGAAAACCATCAACCTTCCGCCGACGGCCACCAAGCGCGACGTGGCGTCCGCATTTCTGCTGGCCTACCGGCTCGGCTGCAAAGGCATCACGGTCTTCCGATCCGGGAGCCGCGAGAAACAGGTGCTCTCCTGCGCGCAGATTCAATATTGCTGA